A section of the Malania oleifera isolate guangnan ecotype guangnan chromosome 2, ASM2987363v1, whole genome shotgun sequence genome encodes:
- the LOC131148612 gene encoding ADP,ATP carrier protein 3, mitochondrial, which translates to MADGTQHPCILQKIHGQSYLFSRLSPGLHARNYGVQNMTSGYVTGGLQEALPSGCQGSLALFSPLSPICVQAPAEKGGAAFMVDFLMGGVSAAVSKTAAAPIERVKLLIQNQDEMIKAGRLSEPYKGISDCFARTMKDEGILSLWRGNTANVIRYFPTQALNFAFKDYFKRLFNFKKDRDGYWKWFAGNLASGGAAGASSLLFVYSLDYARTRLANDSKAAKKGGERQFNGLIDVYKKTLKSDGIAGLYRGFNISCVGIIVYRGLYFGMYDSLKPVVLIDKLQDSFLASFLLGWGITIGAGLASYPIDTVRRRMMMTSGEAVKYNSSLDCFRQVIKNEGPKSLFKGAGANILRAVAGAGVLAGYDKLQVIMLGKKYGSGGGG; encoded by the exons ATGGCTGATGGAACACAGCATCCATGTATATTACAGAAAATCCATGGGCAATCTTACCTCTTTTCTAGGCTGTCCCCTGGCCTGCATGCCAGGAATTATGGTGTGCAGAATATGACCAGTGGATATGTTACTGGAGGTTTGCAGGAAGCTTTGCCCTCAGGATGCCAAGGCTCTCTTGCACTCTTTTCACCTTTATCTCCGATCTGTGTACAAGCTCCAGCTGAGAAAGGTGGAGCTGCATTTATGGTGGATTTTCTCATGGGAGGTGTTTCTGCTGCTGTTTCAAAGACAGCGGCTGCTCCAATTGAAAGAGTTAAGCTTTTAATTCAAAATCAAGATGAGATGATCAAGGCTGGCCGGTTGTCTGAACCATACAAGGGCATTTCTGACTGCTTTGCTAGAACCATGAAGGATGAAGGCATCCTTTCTCTTTGGAGAGGCAACACAGCTAATGTTATTAGATACTTTCCGACCCAG GCCCTGAACTTTGCTTTCAAGGATTATTTCAAGAGGCTGTTCAACTTTAAAAAAGACAGGGATGGCTACTGGAAGTGGTTTGCGGGAAACTTAGCATCTGGAGGTGCAGCTGGTGCTTCATCTCTTCTATTTGTTTATTCTCTGGACTATGCACGAACACGTTTGGCTAATGATTCCAAGGCTGCTAAAAAAGGTGGTGAAAGGCAGTTCAACGGTTTGATTGATGTTTACAAGAAAACCCTCAAATCTGATGGTATCGCCGGGCTTTACCGAGGATTCAACATTTCATGTGTTGGAATTATAGTGTACCGTGGTCTGTATTTTGGAATGTATGATTCTCTGAAACCAGTGGTTCTAATTGACAAGTTGCAG GATAGCTTCCTGGCTAGTTTCCTACTGGGATGGGGAATTACCATAGGTGCTGGATTAGCCTCTTACCCAATTGATACCGTGCGAAGAAGGATGATGATGACCTCTGGGGAAGCGGTGAAGTACAATAGCTCCTTGGATTGTTTCCGTCAGGTGATCAAGAATGAGGGTCCTAAATCACTTTTCAAGGGTGCTGGTGCCAACATTCTCAGAGCTGTTGCAGGGGCTGGTGTGCTTGCTGGTTATGACAAGCTGCAGGTAATTATGTTGGGTAAGAAATATGGGTCTGGTGGCGGCGGTTAA